The Apostichopus japonicus isolate 1M-3 chromosome 6, ASM3797524v1, whole genome shotgun sequence genome contains a region encoding:
- the LOC139969003 gene encoding uncharacterized protein yields MYMNYFEDHFSYITDIEHYAKTFSCTQCRRLFTRNRNLTKHIPHCKEHVTYNFPGGVFALSVSIFDKLDKLGIEIPQHERYYPYRITYDIETNLDHSCASESAAPKLSYLGQHKLLSVSVCSNVEGYETPHCFISEGDPASLVDEFITYCHEISQAAFASITNSFSISGAISTLAELITNEETIATNNSDLHENDSNFLRNVLKPTLGGLLNYCRQIPVIGFNSGKYDINVMKGLMYQSLEKLHQNEDESAHDGYPAVSQVIKRNGDYMSISSKWLKFLDIKNYLAPGFSYKQFLEAYKCQEEKGFFPYDWMDGLEKLSTTSLPSHDNFYNKLKGTNISSVEYQYCQQVWQDHNMTSFCHFLEWYNNKDVVPFLEALDKMFHFYKEKKVDMFKQGISVPGLTLRYLFKDIRKDFFCLFPESHKDLYFLFKNNIVGGPSIIFHRYQEKGRSRIRNGKKCEQVLGFDANALYLWAIMQDMPTGVVLRRREETGFRREFTHYLQKTAASWLEWEGQTRGYDQGVVAMI; encoded by the coding sequence ATGTACATGAATTATTTCGAAGATCATTTCTCTTATATCACCGATATAGAACACTATGCCAAAACGTTTAGCTGCACCCAATGTCGACGCCTTTTTACTCGAAATCGTAATCTAACCAAACACATACCGCACTGTAAGGAGCATGTTACATATAATTTTCCCGGTGGTGTGTTTGCATTGTCGGTTTCTATTTTTGACAAACTAGATAAACTCGGTATAGAGATACCTCAACACGAACGCTACTACCCCTACAGAATCACTTACGACATAGAAACGAACTTGGATCACAGTTGTGCCTCGGAATCCGCGGCGCCAAAATTGAGTTATCTCGGGCAACATAAATTACTCAGTGTGAGTGTCTGTTCGAATGTCGAGGGGTACGAAACTCCTCACTGCTTTATTTCTGAAGGTGACCCTGCCTCACTTGTTGACGAATTCATCACTTACTGTCACGAAATCAGTCAGGCAGCTTTTGCAagtatcaccaattcattttctatttctgGGGCCATTTCTACGCTTGCAGAACTGATAACTAACGAGGAAACCATTGCGACCAATAACTCGGATTTACATGAGAATGACTCCAACTTTTTACGAAATGTATTAAAACCGACACTGGGTGGTCTATTGAATTATTGTAGGCAAATTCCTGTGATTGGTTTCAATTCAGGCAAATACGACATTAATGTCATGAAAGGTCTCATGTATCAAAGTCTTGAAAAATTACATCAAAATGAGGATGAGAGTGCGCATGACGGGTATCCAGCCGTCAGCCAGGTCATAAAACGCAATGGTGATTATATGTCTATTTCATCGAAGTGGCTAAAATTTCTTGATATCAAAAACTACTTGGCCCCCGGGTTTAGCTACAAACAATTTCTAGAGGCCTACAAATGCCAAGAAGAAAAAGGTTTCTTTCCATACGATTGGATGGATGGTCTTGAGAAATTATCAACGACTTCTCTGCCATCCCACGACAATTTTTATAATAAACTGAAAGGGACTAATATTTCCAGTGTTGAATATCAGTATTGTCAACAAGTGTGGCAGGATCATAATATGACCTCGTTCTGCCATTTTTTAGAATGGTATAACAATAAAGATGTCGTCCCTTTTCTTGAAGCCCTagataaaatgtttcatttttacaaagaaaaaaaagttgatatgTTCAAACAGGGGATATCCGTTCCTGGACTGACACTGAGATACCTTTTCAAAGACATTCGAAAGGATTTCTTCTGCCTATTTCCAGAATCTCATAAAGACTTgtactttcttttcaaaaacaaTATTGTCGGCGGTCCCTCCATTATTTTCCATCGCTATCAGGAAAAGGGTCGATCTCGTATTAGAAATGGGAAAAAGTGTGAACAAGTATTGGGATTCGACGCTAATGCGCTTTACCTTTGGGCTATTATGCAAGACATGCCCACAGGGGTCGTACTACGACGTagggaagaaacaggtttcagGCGTGAATTCACACATTATTTACAAAAGACTGCTGCGAGTTGGTTGGAGTGGGAGGGTCAGACACGGGGCtatgatcagggagttgttgcTATGATATAA
- the LOC139969274 gene encoding uncharacterized protein F54H12.2-like: MALLHEHSCECTKSELDLFLVPPTQTSIEKGQWVEYHPIANLTDNGPIEFYVPGSSEEYIDLAQTQLYVKAKITLSDGNDLPEEAKVGPVNLILQSLFSQIDVSLNERLITPSTPTYPYRALLETLLSYGSEAKKSQLTSSLFYKDTAGYMNEADPKAESSSANLGLKKRTTFTTQSKTVDMIGPIHSDIFFQEKYLLNGVNLKLKRIRSKDQFCLMSVENGKQYKVVIKDASLFVRKVKLNPSVALGHARALEKATAKYPIQRVVTKMFSIPTGNMSFIQDHIFLGQLPKKVIVGCVRNTAFNGSYTLNPFNFEHFGLDFLALYMDGEQVPYKPLKPNYSADGGANYIRAYHTLFSGTDKAQHDAGNAISRDDYLNGYTLYAFDLTPDLSTGGHFNLVKQGNLRMELHFAQPQDTTVNVFVYAELDNIVEIDKARNVVFDYATVWIRIKSATF, encoded by the coding sequence ATGGCTCTGCTACACGAACACTCCTGCGAATGCACCAAGTCAGAATTGGACCTTTTTCTCGTACCTCCTACGCAAACCAGTATCGAGAAAGGACAGTGGGTAGAGTATCACCCGATCGCCAATCTCACGGATAATGGACCCATCGAATTTTATGTTCCGGGCTCTTCGGAAGAATACATCGACTTAGCGCAAACCCAACTATACGTCAAAGCAAAGATTACATTGTCTGATGGTAATGATTTACCGGAAGAAGCCAAAGTCGGACCGGTCAATCTCATACTCCAGTCTTTGTTTAGTCAAATCGACGTTTCTCTTAATGAACGTCTCATAACACCCTCAACACCGACATATCCGTACCGTGCCCTGTTGGAAACACTCTTGAGTTACGGCTCTGAAGCTAAGAAGAGTCAACTGACATCATCCCTCTTCTACAAGGACACGGCCGGTTATATGAATGAAGCTGACCCGAAGGCAGAGAGTAGTTCCGCCAATCTCGGACTTAAGAAGCGAACCACATTTACGACACAGAGTAAGACGGTCGATATGATTGGACCTATTCACAGCGACATATTTTTTCAAGAGAAATATCTCTTGAATGGAGTAAACTTGAAGTTAAAACGCATCAGGAGTAAAGATCAATTTTGTCTCATGTCTGTCGAAAACGGAAAACAATACAAAGTCGTTATCAAAGACGCATCGTTATTTGTACGAAAAGTGAAACTGAATCCATCTGTAGCCCTTGGACATGCGCGAGCCCTCGAGAAAGCCACCGCTAAATATCCCATTCAACGCGTTGTTACCAAAATGTTCTCTATTCCTACCGGTAACATGTCATTCATTCAGGATCATATTTTCCTTGGTCAACTTCCAAAGAAAGTGATCGTGGGATGTGTGCGTAATACGGCTTTCAACGGTTCGTATACGCTTAACCCGTTTAACTTTGAACACTTTGGGCTCGACTTTCTAGCGCTGTATATGGATGGAGAGCAGGTCCCTTACAAGCCTTTGAAACCAAATTACAGTGCAGATGGTGGAGCTAATTACATCAGAGCCTATCACACATTATTTTCCGGAACCGATAAAGCACAGCACGATGCAGGCAATGCCATCAGTCGAGACGATTATCTAAACGGTTACACGTTGTATGCGTTTGATCTGACACCGGACCTGTCTACGGGCGGACATTTCAACTTGGTCAAACAAGGCAATCTTCGAATGGAACTTCATTTCGCACAACCTCAGGACACCACTGTTAACGTGTTCGTCTATGCCGAACTGGATAACATCGTGGAAATAGACAAAGCTCGTAACGTCGTATTTGACTACGCTACAGTATGGATACGCATCAAATCAGCCACATTTTAA